A window of Candidatus Binatia bacterium genomic DNA:
GCCGCTTCCGGTGGGGCCGGTCACGAGCACGATGCCGTTCGGCTTTCGAACCATCCGCTCGACCGTGGCGAGCGGCTCCGGCGCCAGCCCCAGCTCCGGCAGTCCGATGAGCGCCGCCGAGCGGTCCAGGACACGCAGCACGAGGTTCTCGCCGTGGATCGTCGGGAAGGTGGAGACGCGGAGGTCCAGATCCCGGCCGGAGACGTTCATGCGGATGCGGCCGTCCTGGGGCAGCCGCCGCTCGGCGATGTCGAGCGCGGCCATCACCTTCACGCGCGAGACGACGGGGGCGTAGAGCGCCTTGGACTGGATCGAGACCTCGCGCAGCACCCCGTCCACGCGGAGCCGGATGCGGAAGGAGTTCTCGTCCGGCTCGAGGTGAAGATCGGAAGCGCCCTCGCGCACGGCCTGCTGCACGACCGCGTTGACGAAGCGGATGATCGGCCCGTCCTCCTCGGGGCGGAGCGCGACCTCGGCGGCGACCTGGCGGAGCGCCTGCTCGCGCGCGAGCTGGTCCAGCCCCGAGCCGACCGGATGCAGCCGGTCGATCGCCTCCTTGATCTGCGCCTCGGGGGAGACCACGACCTCCACCTGGAGGCCGGTCGACTGCTTCACCTCGTCCAGGGCCACCACGTCGAGCGGATCGGCCATGGCCACGGTCAGCGTGGAGCCGATCTTGAACAGGGGGAGCACGGTGTACTGGCGCGCGACCTTGTCGGGGAGGAGCCGGACGATCTCGGGCTCGAGCACGTAGGTGCTCAGGTCCATGCGCGGAATGCCGAGCTGCTCCTCGTAGTACTCGAGGATCGCGGACTCGGGGGCCAGGCTCAGGCGGAGAATCGCCTCCCGGAGCGAGGTCCCCGCGCGGCGCTGCTCTTCCAGCGCGCGCGACAGCGCCTCGGGCGAGAGATGCCCCTGCTCGACCAGGCTCTG
This region includes:
- a CDS encoding ATPase, T2SS/T4P/T4SS family, producing the protein MRGGRKPLGQSLVEQGHLSPEALSRALEEQRRAGTSLREAILRLSLAPESAILEYYEEQLGIPRMDLSTYVLEPEIVRLLPDKVARQYTVLPLFKIGSTLTVAMADPLDVVALDEVKQSTGLQVEVVVSPEAQIKEAIDRLHPVGSGLDQLAREQALRQVAAEVALRPEEDGPIIRFVNAVVQQAVREGASDLHLEPDENSFRIRLRVDGVLREVSIQSKALYAPVVSRVKVMAALDIAERRLPQDGRIRMNVSGRDLDLRVSTFPTIHGENLVLRVLDRSAALIGLPELGLAPEPLATVERMVRKPNGIVLVTGPTGSGKTTTLYACIHKINSVERNIVTLEDPVEYHLGSIRQTQVDPDAGLTFARGLRALLRQDPDVIMVGEIRDAETAEIAVRSALTGHLVLSTLHTNDAAGALPRLLDMRIEPFLLSSAMLGVVGQRLVRRVCEKCRRPITPPDDVAAALGIDPAQGEFHHGAGCRACSGTGYRGRAGIFEVLEVNEEVQALIHQRAPAEELARAARRAGMRTLREDAVRKAASGLTTLEEVLRVTKRDWAQTEDEAAAMRAGS